One window of the Methylocystis parvus OBBP genome contains the following:
- a CDS encoding GNAT family N-acetyltransferase, translating into MNKSSSVEKLHRKHAVEEFTCGRPELDRFLIRHALQAQRMDSSRTYLGLSGEAVIGYHTIVVGQAVHADAPERVSKGMPRHPIPLLILARLAVHIDWRGRGVGAGLLLDAMGRTLQVAEIAGVHALAVHAKDEAAAAFYAHFGFIPSPTDARHLLMPIKDIRAAAGEK; encoded by the coding sequence GTGAATAAGTCGTCGAGTGTCGAAAAACTTCACAGAAAGCACGCGGTCGAAGAGTTTACCTGCGGGCGGCCCGAGCTCGATCGATTTCTGATCCGCCATGCGCTGCAAGCGCAGCGCATGGATTCATCGCGGACTTATTTAGGACTGAGCGGCGAGGCCGTTATTGGCTATCACACAATCGTCGTTGGGCAGGCGGTGCATGCGGACGCTCCGGAACGCGTCTCGAAAGGGATGCCGCGCCATCCAATTCCACTACTGATTCTCGCGCGGCTTGCGGTGCATATCGATTGGCGGGGGCGCGGCGTCGGCGCCGGCTTGCTGCTCGACGCCATGGGGCGCACCTTGCAGGTCGCGGAAATCGCGGGCGTCCACGCGCTTGCCGTGCACGCAAAGGACGAAGCGGCAGCGGCCTTCTATGCGCATTTTGGCTTTATCCCCTCGCCCACAGACGCGCGCCACCTCTTAATGCCGATAAAGGATATCCGAGCCGCGGCCGGAGAGAAATAA